In Synechocystis sp. PCC 6714, the following are encoded in one genomic region:
- a CDS encoding cyanophycinase, whose product MPLSFQPAILIIGGAEDKVHGREILQTFWSRSGGTEAIIGIIPSASREPLLIGERYQTIFGDMGVKELKVLDIRDRSQGDDSGYREFVEQCTGIFMTGGDQLRLCGLLADTPLMDRIRQRVHNGEISLAGTSAGAAVMGHHMIAGGSSGEWPNRALVDMAVGLGIVPEIVVDQHFHNRNRMARLLSAISTHPELLGLGIDEDTCAMFERDGSVKVIGQGTVSFVDARDMSYTNAALVGANAPLSLHNLRLNILVHGEVYHQGKQRAFPRVV is encoded by the coding sequence ATGCCCCTATCCTTCCAACCAGCCATCCTGATTATTGGTGGTGCAGAAGATAAAGTTCACGGCCGTGAAATTTTGCAAACATTTTGGTCGCGTTCCGGTGGCACCGAAGCCATTATCGGTATCATTCCTTCTGCCTCTCGGGAGCCTTTGTTAATTGGGGAAAGATATCAGACTATCTTTGGTGACATGGGGGTAAAAGAGCTAAAAGTCTTGGACATCCGTGACCGTTCCCAGGGGGACGACAGTGGTTATCGAGAATTCGTGGAACAGTGTACAGGCATTTTCATGACCGGGGGAGACCAGTTGCGTCTCTGTGGCCTGTTAGCAGACACGCCCCTGATGGACCGCATCCGTCAACGGGTACATAACGGGGAAATCAGTTTAGCAGGTACCAGTGCTGGGGCGGCGGTGATGGGGCATCACATGATTGCCGGGGGTAGTAGTGGCGAATGGCCGAATCGGGCTTTGGTGGATATGGCAGTGGGGCTGGGCATTGTGCCGGAGATCGTCGTAGACCAGCATTTCCATAACCGTAACCGCATGGCTCGACTGTTGAGTGCCATTTCTACCCACCCTGAACTGCTGGGTTTGGGTATTGATGAAGATACCTGCGCTATGTTCGAGCGGGACGGTTCCGTTAAAGTGATCGGCCAGGGGACGGTGTCCTTTGTAGATGCCAGGGACATGAGCTACACCAATGCCGCCCTAGTGGGGGCCAATGCTCCCCTAAGTCTCCATAATTTACGCCTTAACATCCTTGTCCACGGGGAAGTTTACCATCAGGGCAAACAACGGGCATTTCCTCGGGTAGTCTAG
- a CDS encoding S-layer homology domain-containing protein has product MAQKSSSFFSYLIVGLCALLGACSGNQALQDRFAANPSLGSSPSTTTTISPTPTPEPTEPDTPATPEPTTTVTLSSGAFSDLNQVGDRRREEIQDLSELGIVQAKTGQEFAPQSNISRGEFARWLFQANNVFFANQPSKQIRPAPSNATALFTDVPPTHPDFAQIQGLADAGLIPSSLTSDPTASQFRPDAPLTREDLVRWKVPLDHRRALPNASLENIKETWGFQDAAKINPNIWPALAADFQNGDQANLKRVFGYITIFQPQRSVNRGEAASALWFLGIQTDGLSAKDVINAPATPVPETEPSTPPENPPS; this is encoded by the coding sequence ATGGCTCAGAAATCTTCGTCGTTTTTTTCTTATTTAATTGTCGGACTTTGCGCCCTGTTGGGGGCCTGTAGTGGCAACCAGGCATTGCAGGATCGTTTTGCTGCTAATCCCTCCCTGGGCAGTTCCCCCAGCACCACCACCACTATTTCCCCAACCCCAACCCCAGAACCAACGGAGCCGGATACCCCCGCCACCCCGGAGCCCACAACCACTGTCACCCTTTCCTCAGGTGCTTTCAGTGATCTCAACCAAGTCGGCGATCGCCGAAGGGAAGAAATTCAAGATTTAAGTGAATTGGGCATAGTCCAAGCCAAGACAGGGCAGGAATTTGCGCCCCAAAGTAACATCAGTCGGGGGGAATTTGCCCGCTGGTTATTCCAGGCCAATAACGTTTTTTTTGCTAACCAACCTAGTAAACAAATCCGACCCGCCCCTAGCAACGCTACCGCCCTTTTCACCGATGTACCGCCCACCCACCCCGACTTCGCCCAAATTCAAGGTTTAGCCGATGCTGGTTTAATTCCCTCTAGTCTCACCAGCGATCCCACCGCCAGCCAGTTTCGTCCCGATGCGCCCCTAACCAGGGAAGATTTAGTCCGTTGGAAAGTGCCCCTAGACCACCGCCGGGCCCTGCCCAATGCCAGTCTGGAAAATATCAAAGAAACCTGGGGCTTTCAGGATGCCGCCAAAATCAATCCCAATATTTGGCCCGCCCTAGCCGCAGACTTCCAAAATGGGGATCAAGCCAACCTCAAAAGAGTGTTTGGTTACATCACCATTTTTCAACCCCAGCGCTCCGTAAACAGGGGGGAAGCGGCCTCCGCTCTCTGGTTTTTAGGAATCCAAACGGACGGCCTAAGCGCTAAGGATGTCATTAATGCCCCAGCAACCCCAGTCCCCGAAACTGAACCCAGCACTCCACCGGAAAATCCCCCCAGTTAA
- a CDS encoding NAD(P)/FAD-dependent oxidoreductase — MDEFAVAVIGAGPAGGQCARQLAQRGIPVLLVEQHSNFSQNNYSSAASPLETMALFDLPPGVVARYWTNLAIAATEKEQIWYGDQPRGVVFDFAKLRQFLADSVEQAGGQVWLGHRFLAYKQVENGLEVTLRRSPAEKVTVKTQVLIDATGSKRAVINYGQNGQTIKADSSKYYRGIGTEYLIRVDQNIHQKFADTLVFFLGYRWSPQGYSWIFPMDNQQLKVGTAIFAGQHRYLGQLKPIRFYTEAIIRNYLRLEKNQYKLEEIHGSVLNYAVNQGDTYHRGPVVAIGDAVSTVNFLGGEGIRHGMQGANIAIPFVVDYLQGDPQAFEKYEQAMKAHFAEPWQRTENLSQRVYLEFGDRQIDLGVTYLSYLDYDDVLDLLFHYRFDRIYGGITPLLLKKFAQFSQQCRRWLRNLRRFFLI, encoded by the coding sequence ATGGATGAGTTTGCAGTGGCGGTGATTGGGGCTGGCCCCGCCGGGGGACAATGTGCCCGGCAGTTGGCTCAGCGGGGAATTCCGGTTCTACTGGTGGAGCAACATTCAAATTTTAGCCAAAATAATTACTCCAGCGCCGCTAGTCCTTTGGAAACCATGGCATTGTTCGATCTTCCCCCAGGGGTGGTGGCCCGTTATTGGACCAATTTGGCGATCGCCGCTACAGAAAAAGAACAGATATGGTATGGCGATCAACCCAGGGGGGTGGTGTTCGACTTTGCAAAATTGCGGCAATTTTTAGCAGATTCAGTGGAACAAGCTGGGGGACAAGTTTGGTTAGGACACCGTTTCTTGGCTTATAAACAGGTGGAGAATGGATTAGAGGTAACCTTACGGCGCTCCCCGGCGGAAAAGGTAACGGTAAAAACCCAAGTGCTAATTGACGCTACGGGGTCAAAGCGGGCGGTGATCAATTATGGGCAAAATGGGCAAACTATCAAAGCCGATAGCAGTAAATATTATCGAGGCATTGGCACAGAATATTTAATTAGGGTGGATCAAAATATCCATCAAAAATTTGCTGATACCCTAGTTTTTTTCCTCGGTTACCGTTGGAGTCCCCAGGGTTATTCCTGGATTTTTCCCATGGATAATCAACAATTAAAAGTGGGCACTGCTATTTTTGCTGGGCAACATCGTTATCTAGGTCAGTTGAAACCGATTCGTTTTTATACCGAAGCTATTATTCGTAATTATTTAAGACTAGAAAAAAACCAATACAAGCTAGAGGAAATCCATGGTTCTGTGTTGAATTACGCCGTTAACCAGGGAGATACTTACCATCGGGGCCCGGTGGTGGCCATCGGCGATGCGGTGTCAACGGTGAATTTTTTAGGGGGGGAAGGCATCCGCCATGGCATGCAGGGGGCCAATATTGCCATTCCTTTTGTGGTGGATTATCTCCAGGGCGATCCCCAAGCTTTTGAAAAATATGAGCAGGCCATGAAAGCCCATTTCGCTGAACCCTGGCAACGGACAGAAAATTTAAGTCAACGGGTCTATCTCGAATTCGGCGATCGCCAAATTGATTTGGGGGTCACCTATCTTAGCTACCTCGACTATGACGACGTGCTGGATCTACTATTCCATTACCGATTTGATAGGATCTATGGGGGTATTACTCCCCTGTTGCTCAAAAAGTTTGCCCAATTTAGCCAGCAGTGCCGCCGATGGCTCAGAAATCTTCGTCGTTTTTTTCTTATTTAA
- a CDS encoding response regulator gives MSPSQPPLPIVDFEPESFLILVVDDVKENIHIISELLEGVGYSTTFVTSGPEALQRVPQARPDLILLDLMMPGMDGLEVCDRLKQDPQVRDIPVIFLTASNEKQHLLQAFAKGAVDYVTKPFNPPELLARVKTHLELKQTRDHLHHSLLEQAKTAEALSTISTRLTTLVHNLRAGVLMTDAGGSIVVVNPEFARLFNLGFPADLLLGKNLTAIAPRVNGLFANGKSLVHDFLAIDSPEPLLKMELPLQDGRFFERDYVPIVLGDSAQGHFWLYRDISQRKQVEVIQGQSLEMERRMRQQLAEQNQELAAATTAAEAANRSKTEFLATMSHEIRTPMNAIIGMTGLLLDTELNTQQKYFTQTIRNSGETLLTLINDILDFSKIEAGKLDLEIYPFDLGQCLEEALDLVLPSARQKSLTLVRRFLTSIPPNLQGDVTRLRQILVNLLSNAVKFTEAGQIKVTVEVVDHDMAKGEYQLCFAVQDTGIGIAPNQQQALFQAFSQGNSSITRRFGGTGLGLAICVRLTALMGGTIWAESNGSVVGKPPVHWQLGQPTMPGSTFYFTVNLTVVPSCAYSAHKLRHSLFIGRSVLMVDYNESRATRMQNLLASWRLQAEQIIFSSPEQLREDLQRKLRDKTYGALILHCPYPIDETKNFGDFDLEQIAAWVPTDQGVPVLVSTDIYLSPGERYREEKPPVQAWLPSPINPDELENALVQIFSQTAPPTLVSTDPIDGLVFPYSPSNLTILLAEDNLINQQVARLLLKKLGYQVDVVNNGQEALSALEKRDYDVVLMDVEMPEMDGLTATERIRRFHGQEQKPWIIAVTAYSLEGDRERCLASGMNDYVSKPIRLEALQQALQVATTGLRSPDKDQVNPIVFEGSGIDANNSRGPAITLLPPIDQGVINSLRELDGENGNLILKEITDIYHQTVPDLLQRIKMAIANQNWGELGLATHTLGSSSANLGAVLLAQQAKTLENLARQRNAKAMDPIHYQTLTESYERVQGELKTILDRP, from the coding sequence ATGTCCCCATCCCAGCCTCCCCTACCCATTGTCGATTTTGAGCCGGAGAGTTTTCTCATTCTGGTGGTGGATGATGTTAAGGAGAATATTCATATTATTTCTGAATTGTTGGAAGGGGTAGGTTACAGCACCACTTTTGTTACTTCTGGGCCAGAAGCATTGCAACGGGTGCCCCAGGCCCGTCCAGATTTAATTCTCTTGGACTTGATGATGCCAGGTATGGACGGACTGGAAGTGTGCGATCGCCTCAAACAGGATCCCCAAGTCAGGGACATTCCGGTAATTTTTCTCACCGCCAGCAATGAAAAGCAACATCTGCTCCAAGCCTTTGCTAAAGGAGCGGTGGATTATGTGACCAAACCATTTAACCCGCCGGAACTGCTGGCCCGGGTGAAAACCCACCTGGAATTAAAACAGACCAGGGACCATCTCCACCACAGCCTACTGGAGCAGGCAAAAACCGCGGAAGCCCTTTCCACCATATCTACCCGTTTAACCACTTTAGTACATAACCTCCGGGCAGGTGTATTGATGACCGATGCTGGCGGTAGTATTGTGGTGGTCAATCCTGAATTTGCCCGGCTGTTTAATCTGGGATTCCCCGCTGACCTCCTTCTGGGCAAAAATTTAACGGCGATCGCCCCCCGCGTTAATGGGCTCTTTGCCAATGGTAAGAGCTTAGTCCATGATTTTTTGGCGATCGATTCCCCAGAGCCATTGCTAAAAATGGAACTGCCCCTACAGGACGGCCGTTTTTTTGAACGGGATTACGTACCCATTGTCTTAGGAGACAGCGCCCAAGGACATTTTTGGTTGTACCGAGACATCAGCCAACGTAAACAGGTGGAGGTAATTCAAGGGCAGTCCCTGGAAATGGAACGACGTATGCGTCAACAACTGGCCGAACAAAACCAGGAATTGGCAGCGGCCACCACTGCGGCGGAGGCGGCCAATCGCTCCAAAACTGAATTTTTGGCCACCATGAGCCACGAAATTCGCACCCCCATGAATGCCATCATCGGCATGACGGGACTATTGCTCGATACAGAATTAAATACCCAACAAAAATATTTCACCCAAACAATCCGTAATAGTGGGGAAACTCTGCTCACTCTGATCAACGACATTTTGGATTTTTCCAAAATTGAGGCCGGTAAATTAGACCTGGAGATTTATCCCTTCGACCTGGGGCAGTGCCTAGAAGAAGCGTTGGATTTGGTTCTACCCAGCGCCCGGCAAAAGTCCCTGACCCTAGTGCGGCGTTTTCTGACTTCCATTCCCCCCAATCTCCAAGGGGATGTGACCCGTCTACGGCAAATTTTGGTCAATCTGCTCAGCAATGCGGTCAAGTTTACCGAAGCAGGGCAAATCAAGGTAACGGTGGAGGTGGTAGACCATGACATGGCCAAGGGAGAATATCAACTCTGTTTTGCGGTGCAGGATACCGGCATTGGCATTGCCCCCAATCAGCAACAGGCGCTATTCCAGGCTTTTAGTCAGGGCAATTCTTCCATCACCCGTCGTTTTGGAGGTACAGGGCTGGGTTTGGCCATTTGTGTTCGTTTAACAGCTCTGATGGGAGGAACAATCTGGGCGGAAAGTAATGGCTCTGTGGTGGGCAAACCCCCGGTCCATTGGCAGTTGGGACAGCCGACCATGCCAGGCTCCACTTTCTATTTCACCGTTAACCTGACGGTAGTGCCCAGTTGCGCCTATTCTGCCCATAAATTACGCCATTCTCTTTTCATTGGGCGATCGGTGTTGATGGTGGACTATAACGAAAGCAGAGCCACCAGAATGCAAAATCTTTTGGCGAGCTGGCGTCTCCAGGCGGAACAGATAATTTTTTCTTCCCCGGAGCAACTCCGGGAGGATTTACAGAGGAAATTGAGGGATAAAACTTACGGTGCCCTAATTTTGCACTGTCCCTATCCCATCGATGAAACGAAAAACTTTGGTGATTTTGACCTGGAACAGATCGCTGCGTGGGTGCCAACGGACCAGGGGGTCCCGGTGCTGGTGTCAACGGATATTTATCTATCCCCCGGGGAGCGCTACCGTGAGGAAAAACCGCCGGTGCAAGCTTGGCTCCCCAGTCCCATCAATCCCGATGAGTTGGAAAATGCTTTGGTCCAAATTTTTAGCCAAACTGCTCCCCCCACGCTAGTTTCCACGGATCCCATTGACGGTCTCGTATTTCCTTACTCTCCTTCCAATTTAACTATTCTCTTGGCAGAGGACAATCTAATTAACCAACAGGTGGCTAGGCTGTTACTGAAAAAGTTGGGTTACCAGGTCGATGTGGTTAACAACGGCCAAGAGGCTTTATCAGCTCTGGAAAAACGTGATTATGACGTGGTGTTGATGGATGTGGAAATGCCGGAAATGGACGGTTTAACCGCCACGGAGCGCATTCGTCGGTTCCATGGCCAGGAACAAAAACCCTGGATCATTGCGGTGACAGCCTATTCCTTGGAAGGTGATCGGGAACGATGTTTGGCCAGCGGGATGAATGATTATGTCAGTAAGCCAATTCGTTTGGAGGCACTGCAGCAGGCGTTACAGGTGGCCACCACCGGACTCAGGTCGCCGGACAAAGACCAAGTTAATCCCATTGTTTTCGAGGGTAGTGGCATTGATGCTAACAACTCCCGAGGGCCGGCCATAACTTTGTTACCTCCCATTGACCAAGGGGTAATTAACTCTCTGCGGGAATTGGATGGGGAAAATGGCAATCTGATTTTAAAGGAAATTACGGATATTTATCACCAAACGGTGCCAGACCTATTGCAAAGAATCAAAATGGCGATCGCCAATCAAAATTGGGGAGAGTTAGGTTTGGCCACCCATACCCTGGGCTCTAGTAGCGCCAATTTGGGCGCTGTGCTTCTGGCCCAGCAGGCAAAAACCCTGGAAAACCTAGCCCGCCAACGGAACGCCAAAGCAATGGACCCCATCCATTATCAGACCCTAACGGAGAGCTATGAAAGGGTCCAAGGGGAACTTAAAACCATACTTGATCGCCCCTAG
- a CDS encoding PucC family protein, whose product MTVSELMSEAPLPKLSLVTMFRLGLFQMGLGIMSLLTLGVLNRVLIDELAVLPWVAATAIAMYQFVSPFKVWCGQLSDSHRLWGYHRTGYVWLGAVGFTVLSFIALQVVWQLGLSLQNNGWGPLTIFWSIVLGIVFASYGVTLSLSSTPFAALLVDVSDEDNRSKLVGIVWSMLMVGIVLGAIVSSRLLNTPEICGPALLDADGLIVKKTVDIAQLQRGINPVFIIMPAIVVFLSWLATVGVEKKYSRFGDRSGGREDEITLGQAMKVLTASRQTAIFFGFLLLLTLSLFMQDAVLEPYGGEVFNLCISETTQLNAFFGMGTLLGIGSTGFFVVPRLGKQRTTSLGCALAALCFSLLILAGFQQNVTLLKSGLLFFGLASGMITAGATSLMLDLTAVETAGTFIGAWGLAQSISRGLATVAGGTVLNIGKAIFTNAVLAYGLVFALQALGLIGSIFLLNKVNVREFQDNAKTAIATVMAGDLDG is encoded by the coding sequence ATGACCGTTAGTGAATTGATGTCTGAGGCCCCGTTGCCGAAATTATCCCTAGTGACCATGTTCCGTCTCGGACTCTTTCAGATGGGGCTGGGCATTATGTCCCTACTTACTCTGGGGGTACTCAACCGGGTGCTGATTGACGAGCTAGCGGTGTTGCCCTGGGTGGCCGCTACGGCGATCGCCATGTACCAATTTGTCAGTCCTTTTAAAGTTTGGTGTGGACAACTCTCCGACAGCCACCGACTTTGGGGTTACCATCGCACTGGTTACGTCTGGTTGGGGGCAGTGGGCTTTACCGTACTTTCCTTCATTGCATTGCAAGTCGTCTGGCAACTGGGCCTAAGCTTGCAAAATAATGGTTGGGGGCCCCTAACAATTTTCTGGAGCATTGTACTGGGCATAGTTTTTGCCTCCTATGGGGTAACCCTAAGTTTGAGTTCTACTCCCTTTGCTGCCCTATTGGTGGATGTGTCCGACGAGGATAACCGCTCCAAACTGGTGGGCATTGTCTGGTCCATGTTGATGGTGGGCATTGTGCTAGGGGCCATTGTTAGTTCCCGCTTGCTTAATACGCCAGAAATTTGCGGCCCTGCATTATTGGATGCCGATGGGCTGATAGTGAAAAAAACCGTCGACATTGCCCAACTACAACGGGGCATTAATCCGGTGTTTATTATCATGCCGGCGATTGTGGTTTTTCTCTCCTGGCTGGCCACGGTGGGGGTGGAAAAAAAATATTCTCGCTTTGGCGATCGTTCCGGGGGCAGGGAGGATGAAATTACCCTAGGGCAAGCCATGAAGGTGTTGACCGCCAGCCGACAAACCGCCATTTTCTTCGGTTTTCTGTTGCTATTAACCCTGAGTCTATTTATGCAGGATGCGGTGTTGGAACCCTACGGCGGGGAAGTGTTTAATCTCTGCATTTCCGAAACTACCCAATTGAATGCCTTTTTTGGCATGGGCACCCTGTTGGGCATTGGTTCCACCGGCTTTTTTGTGGTGCCCCGTTTGGGTAAGCAACGCACCACTTCTTTGGGATGCGCCCTAGCTGCCCTTTGTTTTTCCCTATTAATTCTGGCGGGCTTCCAGCAAAATGTGACTCTGTTAAAATCCGGTTTACTTTTCTTCGGTTTAGCATCGGGCATGATCACCGCCGGAGCCACCAGTTTGATGTTAGATCTGACTGCGGTGGAAACCGCTGGTACTTTCATTGGGGCTTGGGGGTTGGCCCAATCCATTTCCAGAGGATTAGCCACGGTGGCCGGGGGGACGGTTTTAAATATTGGCAAAGCCATTTTTACCAATGCGGTGCTGGCCTATGGTTTAGTGTTCGCTCTCCAAGCCCTGGGATTAATTGGCTCTATTTTTCTGCTCAACAAAGTTAATGTACGGGAGTTCCAGGACAATGCCAAAACGGCGATCGCCACGGTCATGGCAGGAGATTTAGATGGCTGA
- the rpsD gene encoding 30S ribosomal protein S4, with protein MSRYRGPRLRIVRRLGELPGLSRKSPRRAYPPGQHGQARRKRSEYAIRLEEKQKLRLNYGITEKQLVRYVKKARRATGSTGQALLELLEMRLDNTVFRLGMAGTIPGARQLVCHGHITVNGQVVDIPSYQCRPGDVVSVRDRDRSRKLVETNMEFPGLANVPSHLEFDKNTFTGKVNSVIDREWVALQINELLVIEYYSRKA; from the coding sequence ATGTCTCGTTATAGAGGACCTCGTCTGCGGATCGTCCGCCGCCTTGGGGAGTTACCCGGTTTAAGCCGCAAATCCCCTCGCCGTGCCTACCCCCCCGGCCAACATGGCCAAGCCCGTCGCAAACGTTCTGAGTATGCCATTCGGCTAGAAGAAAAACAGAAACTCCGCTTGAACTACGGCATTACGGAAAAGCAATTGGTCCGTTATGTGAAAAAAGCCCGTCGGGCTACGGGTTCCACCGGACAAGCTCTGTTGGAACTGCTGGAAATGCGCTTGGACAACACCGTGTTCCGTTTGGGCATGGCTGGCACCATTCCGGGGGCCCGGCAGTTAGTCTGCCACGGCCACATTACCGTTAACGGTCAAGTAGTGGATATTCCTAGCTACCAGTGTCGTCCAGGGGATGTTGTCAGTGTGCGGGACCGGGATCGTTCCCGTAAATTAGTGGAAACCAATATGGAATTTCCGGGTTTGGCCAATGTGCCTTCCCATTTGGAGTTCGATAAAAATACTTTCACTGGCAAGGTCAACAGTGTTATTGACCGTGAGTGGGTAGCGTTGCAGATCAATGAATTGCTTGTAATTGAGTATTATTCTCGGAAAGCCTAG
- a CDS encoding ABC transporter ATP-binding protein gives MSDRITPAENLGSPESSLLLAQGLCKKFGGLRAVDHADIVVKEGSITGLIGPNGAGKTTLFNLLSNFIRPDQGEVLFDGDPVSHLPPHQIALRGCVRTFQVAKVLSRLTVLENMLLADQHQIGEKFLPRLINFPRVQREERANREKAMAMLESVGLGAKVHDYAGALSGGQRKLLEMARALMSNPKLILLDEPAAGVNPTLIGQICEHIVNWNRQGITFLVIEHNMDVIMTLCHHVWVLAEGRNLADGSPEQIQSDPRVLEAYLGDV, from the coding sequence ATGAGTGATCGCATCACCCCCGCAGAAAATCTCGGTAGCCCAGAAAGTTCTCTTCTTCTAGCCCAGGGGCTATGTAAAAAATTTGGTGGTCTGCGGGCGGTGGACCATGCCGATATTGTGGTCAAAGAAGGTAGCATCACGGGTTTAATCGGCCCCAACGGTGCTGGAAAAACCACCCTATTTAACTTGCTCTCCAACTTTATCCGCCCGGATCAAGGGGAAGTGCTATTTGACGGTGATCCGGTTAGCCATTTACCTCCCCACCAAATTGCTTTGCGGGGTTGCGTGCGGACTTTTCAGGTGGCCAAAGTGCTTTCCCGCTTAACGGTGTTGGAAAATATGTTGCTGGCGGATCAGCATCAAATAGGGGAAAAGTTTCTGCCCCGACTAATCAATTTTCCCAGGGTACAAAGGGAAGAAAGGGCCAACCGGGAAAAAGCCATGGCCATGTTGGAATCAGTCGGTCTAGGAGCCAAAGTCCACGATTATGCCGGAGCGTTATCGGGGGGGCAACGGAAATTGCTAGAAATGGCCCGGGCCTTGATGAGCAATCCGAAACTAATTCTGCTGGATGAACCGGCCGCTGGGGTTAACCCCACTCTAATTGGGCAAATTTGTGAACATATTGTCAACTGGAACCGCCAGGGCATCACTTTTCTGGTCATTGAACACAACATGGATGTGATTATGACCCTCTGTCACCACGTTTGGGTATTGGCGGAAGGAAGAAACTTAGCTGACGGCAGTCCTGAGCAAATCCAGTCCGATCCTAGGGTTTTAGAAGCTTATTTGGGGGATGTCTAA